From the Planctomycetia bacterium genome, one window contains:
- a CDS encoding sulfite exporter TauE/SafE family protein — MPTSPDTPIWLHYGILCLCAAVAGGMNAVAGGGTLLTFPALMSFFGPQGAVLANATSTVALFPASLSSIYAYREDLQPLRRWITLLAAPSLLGGLVGALLLTQLPKEWFAAAVPWLIFTAALLFALQPHIARWVGIGKPHEQPHAGTLAAVLVFQFFVAVYGGYFGAGIGILMLSALAMIGLNDIHAMNGLKAVLGSLINGVAVAIFIWDGQVDWTLAAMMCVSSSLGAYGTARIARKLNRTFIRWCVIVIGFSLAAFYFWK, encoded by the coding sequence ATGCCTACTTCGCCTGACACGCCGATTTGGTTGCACTATGGAATTTTGTGCCTCTGCGCCGCGGTGGCCGGTGGCATGAACGCCGTGGCGGGGGGCGGCACGCTGCTGACCTTTCCGGCGCTGATGTCCTTTTTCGGTCCGCAGGGCGCAGTCTTAGCGAATGCCACCAGCACTGTGGCGCTGTTCCCAGCGTCGCTGAGCTCGATTTATGCATATCGCGAAGATTTGCAGCCGTTGCGGCGCTGGATCACTTTGTTGGCCGCGCCAAGTTTGCTGGGCGGGCTGGTCGGGGCGCTGTTATTGACGCAGCTTCCCAAAGAATGGTTCGCCGCGGCGGTGCCGTGGCTAATCTTTACGGCGGCGCTGCTGTTCGCGCTGCAGCCGCATATTGCTCGTTGGGTCGGCATCGGCAAGCCGCACGAGCAACCGCACGCCGGCACATTGGCGGCGGTGCTGGTGTTTCAGTTCTTCGTCGCGGTTTATGGAGGCTATTTCGGCGCAGGGATCGGCATCTTGATGCTCAGCGCGCTGGCGATGATCGGCTTGAACGATATCCACGCCATGAACGGGCTCAAAGCGGTGCTGGGCAGTTTGATCAATGGCGTGGCCGTGGCGATTTTTATCTGGGATGGCCAGGTCGATTGGACGTTGGCCGCAATGATGTGCGTATCCTCTAGCCTGGGTGCGTACGGCACGGCGCGTATCGCGCGGAAACTGAATCGCACGTTCATTCGCTGGTGCGTGATCGTGATCGGGTTCTCGCTGGCTGCTTTCTACTTTTGGAAGTAG